Within the Cotesia glomerata isolate CgM1 linkage group LG6, MPM_Cglom_v2.3, whole genome shotgun sequence genome, the region TATATTGCATAATAAATGTACACGCAATAATTGTTAAACTCACTAGATATATTTGTAATACTTCTGCGTATTATGTTAATCAGTTGATAGTATATAGAAGTATGCGtccgaaattattgatttttaataaataatagtacaTTTGTTATCTAATgaacttcaattttttaatatttttaataaaatataatgtaataaatttttttttttcaatttaaaaaggttttaaaatttatgtaaaagcTTTTTCAGCATAAAAGAACATCAAGAATTCAAGCGAATCagcaatcaaaattttttaaacctaaaaaaatttttttaaaaccaaGGTTTAAATAATagtgttataattgaagatGACATTGGTACTGTTCTTCAAATAGAGCATTCTAAAGATATCAATAAGATTTGTTTGTCAATGGAAATAAATGTTGATGTCATTtaactttgaataaaaaattaagaacttATCgtctttgaaaaattataattattgtgaaatgtttaattaatttaatgtataCTTGTTTAATGTTCGTATATAAAGTTTAATGActgtattataaaatatcaataatttagtTACTGATTAAATGCTAAATGaccaaaaaagataaaaataagttcTATAActatatgaaaatatttttttacagttgtTTAACTTTTATTGCTTAAATTCATGGCCGCAACTTTTGGCGACTCAGTGCtactcttaaaaaaaaaaagaagaaattgattatccacattataattataactaagtaatcaaaatcaaaaataagaATTATGACTGTCTTTACCTATAAAAATaggtaataaaaattgatagtaaataaaaatgaaataaataatagtcatGAAGATGATACCTGTGTATGTTTGAATGCCGAACTAATCGTGTAACCTAATTTAAGATTCGCAGCAAGAGTCATAGCTTCACCGACAGTCAACTGAGCACGTGTTATCGAATCTTGTTGAATGTAAGTCGACGTCCTTTTCCATCCTTCGCTGTACGGTGAACGTTGTTTTCCATTTACTGAAACTTCACCGGTCATGCCTTGGACGCTGCACAAGATCAAGTttactattaatattcatcaattatCTGACCGCGAAGATCTTATGCATTTATGAGTTGCATtgcattataaaaataaaaacttacgtAAATCCTGCTAAAACATTCAGCAAGGTCGATTTGCCGGCTCCTGATGGACCCATTATTGCCGTGAGTTCACCGGCGCGAAATTCCCCGCTTACGCCATGAAGAATTTCTTTCGACTCTGCAATCAAATATACTATTAAAtgaattatcaaattaaaaaatttattaattaagtaacTAAATGTCATTgcataataaaatgaaattttgaattataaagaCATATACGACTTGgggtgttttatttatttactttctcaaatttaattaattgatgataaaatataatagaaatatATCATTGACCCATTGATATCACGTGATATCCGCCATGAAATGGAACGTGACCGGGTTTTCCGGGCTTTGTGTACcgttaaaaatgaaatcgCCGCGCAATAAAGGCATGTTGTCCAAGGACACTGTTTATGTCGGCAGATTTACAGCAAAACTCTTGGCATTTATTGTCCGGTAATCTACTACGACATTATTTAACTACAAAACCGATTTAAGTACGCTTTTAAGTActtcttgaattaaaataaataattcattaattcatAGATCATAATTGAtcctacaaatttttttacctaaaCCGAtgaattttatcttcttttacATTACTTATAAATCAGAGCTATCCACATTTCAATTGCACTTGATGAATATTATTCATtcatcatatttatttttaaacaacaatgaaataaattatacgACCACTAATGTACATTAGCACAATCCTCGATAAATCactttagtttttaaaaaattttttaataactactcaaatagcttataaaatttttatctttaattctTATCatcgataaatatattttttaaatatactcGGAAAAAAAGTCAAGTCACCGAGAGTTCATAAGGGCACACATATGATTCAAACGCCACAATAAATTATCTACGTGACCAGTTTATCTCGttcatctttatatatttcatttttatataaattatacacTCATATTTCCTTTTGCAAACTATTTGCCAACCACtatttatacctttaaaaatttcttcttcaaatattcacctaaaaaaaaacatcagtTATAAATGAAAGggttttaaacaaaataattaaacacaTACGTGCGTACAATATaacataacataataataattaaaataactgaTATATTCGTGACTACAAAACAATACACTGGAACGATCGTAAGCAACACCTATGACGTATACTTATAGCTTCCTTTCTCATTGTATGAATAATACGACGAATTATCAACGTTAAACGGATGTATGTTACTCACAAGTCACGAGAGAAggtggagaaaaaaatatgtataaaaattataataaaattaagtagaAAAACGTAAACATACATAGAGTTCATTGGTAATCAGAAGAAGTACATCTACGTAATTCAACGATGAGTATTTTATAACGCTCATTAATTATCTAATACTGTACGCTGAtttataagatttttattttttttattgcgcGTTTATATACTAGATTATTACTCACTAGAGCTCATGgatgttttttaaataccGAAATAATTAATgctaaaataaatcataaattgaataaataaaattgtgaaataataaaattgattacctGGTTTAAGTTTCCGGAGATTCCACGAGCGAACTTGGAAGCGAATATTGTTGAACGCCAGGTCAACTTCCGGGCGTTTTGGGAATTGGTGCTTGGGTTTAACGCCGTAATTGTTAGCAGTAACTTCTGGTATTTCAGTAACATCATTAATACTGTTAGTGTCGTCAGATCCCTGACAACAATTCAAGGAAGAGCGTGATGGTGACGCGTGGGTTTGCGAGCCGCTTGTCATTGTAATTGCAgttcagataatttttttaaacctcCAATTACTCCTTAATCTTCAAATACATTCGATAAATTCATTCCTAGTCGAGCATTTATAGGTAATTGTTCAGAAGACAAActgcaaaaaagaaaaaatacaaatattaatttaatctaataataataataaattataagtaatGAATTATGTCAATTAGCAAGCGTATAAAACTCTCTCTTTTGCGaatacaataatattatttttttacaagtatGCATACAAATatgtgtgtaattttttaacgctAATTTCacttaatatctttttttctttaaatgtAAGTTAATGTTACGAAATTTTTTCCATGCTATTCTCTTTCCCTTTCACTTTGTAAACTTGAGATCAAATTTATAATCCAAACAATTGTTGAAATCGCtacaaataataaacatatatGAGTTTAGgtgttactattattatattaaaaccACTTAAATTCCTTTTACAAgtgctaatttatttaattatcgtCAAATGAACCagctatatttttattcattttctaAATAAGTTATTCGTTGTTTAGCAATGcatcaagatattttttttaagcatatTAAGTCTCaaagattaatattaattaataatgtcactaacatttataattactaactCAAACCCGAATAAAAACAAGCCAgcttaattaatcatttaatttttttcatgacgTCAAATGTCCAAGTTCGCTGCGTTGTCGGTTTAAATCCATCCATACGGTTTTCTTCAGCAATTAAATGTGATATATCGATTATAATGATGATACACGCGTAGTTTaacttattttatcattattattcatGACTCATGAcagtaatttgttttaataaattgccGATTTAATTTACGGTTtgagattaaattatttttaactgaatttttcttaaggaggtcctttcgccgccaatgtaaaataaaaaatattagattatgagtaaatttaatttttttctaatagttaaggtccttatttatcttatagtgaggtttaaattatactttaccggacaaatttttgaaaaaataaaatttttaaatgttagtatttgttcagagtcttacgagaaaatcagacgtttgcagtatttctcgaattatactatcagacatggattagatgaagtaaaaaaaaactaaaaatcagattttcgaaatattcaggtttctttttttgcaataaaatatatcagttaccgagatatttattgagaaattaatatttaaaaatcacaaaaaattctcaagttacctactataaaatggagtcaaaagatttggcaacgttgcgtagcgcgcgagcttcagaccattcaataaattcaaactaaactttaacgcgcttatgtttttcatgcaaacttattagttaatttattgttagcaaattttcataattcataattgaaaaataaaacaataattaaaaaatactagcattcctgccatgagacattagaatgttatggttttgtgactaaacatttttaattaatttatttatttacactgactgcaaaaagttaaacacggttaaggttatattgtgcaaataaaaatgtaaacaaccgaaataaagctttgccaaatcacggacaggttactagcagctgatttacaagagtcaaattaatttttgtatttaactattttttttttttaattttcaaaatttcaacgattaatgcctcatatactatttattttttaattttaggaatttttatgggttttgtattttaatttattgaaaatttactactacagttgttatgactcaactggagcgaaaggacttccttaacAAATGTTTTATGCTTGTACTTGAGATTTACTGTGCGTGAATGCGTAAACGCAAATAATTCGATAATCGATTCATGAATAACTTCAAGTCGTTGATTAACTAATGAGAAATTTCGACTTCAAAGTCAACCAATCAGAAATTAGATCCCACTTATTTTAACATTTGGCTAACTTCAATTAATGCTTGAAGGAATAATGAAAAGTGAAAAGGTgttaacagccgagaccagtgattgcagtttcaatcgacttagcgaaacgaatggaaattttgaaaaaacctttttagagataatagataatttaataaactatttcaccacaaagcgtttttttcaaaaatttcattcgtttcatgaaaccaatcgaaactgcaattgctctgctgttgggagtgcgacagagatagttccgttgaactccgtgagagcaaagcgagaaaaagatggtctcgcctaTTAAGAAAATTCTAGTAaagttgttattaatttaaagattaaaaaagtcataaaaatatgacattaaagttagcagtcacttgaccattttttaattttatttcagaaacaaatttgttccgaaaaattattaaaaaaaaaattgcagtactaattttttaaaatttcaacatgtcaatttttttccatagtttatttgttacaaaaatcttaaaaatcatcaaatatctgctaaattaattttcatgataaaagtatgaaagttttaacaattttagataattaaaaaaaaaaaaaaaaaaaaactaatctcAACAATTTTTGCTAAATTTTAAGGATAAAAAACTAAGTTATACGTAGGACTAAATAGACAATATAAAtccaaatttcttaaaaataactcTGAAAATAGCAACTaaagttttgagaaaaaataggTATTATTTAAAGTGTCATcatttcacaaaattttttaacttgcaTGTTCTTTCCCTAGATTGTACTATATTATTACCGCTAGACTCTCCTTAATGGAATTATCaagaaatatataattatattgaatCGAACAGACATCTGACgatctttagaatttttttcttttttaaaaattccactcgtagaaatgaaaaaaaaaaaaaaaaaaaactaaaaatggaatttttaaagaagTATTTTCTTAgtatactaatttattttttgaataaaaccaaaaaatagttagatgtctgctgattttagattcataaaaatctaaaatttacgttgaaataattatgacgttgaaattaaaagacatcttaaaatattatactGAATTTGAGAGACACctaacaatttttaagatttttataacaaatatataaCAAACGGGAACCCAGAAGTTTTAcagggaaattttttattaataaaatcataacTCAAATTTAGTAAATAGAATATATTGTTAAACACAAAATAACTTTCATTGACtaaattacttacaaattttatctaatagtaaattaacatttaaaaattacatatgagaattacaaaaatatagataatacCTGGAGTTGTTTCATCGATACACGTggttacttttattaattatttttgtcacTATTTATtcgtaaattataatttaattcttatgcagataaaaatttaatttgtttaatgaatttactttatgtttactcaaaatttgttacttgttacactgtacttttatttaaatcaaaatgtTATGCACTTATTTGAACGTTATATTACTacttagtatttattttttatatatcgtctgaaattatttaagtgagcattactaaaaatttatttggacaTTGTTACCCTAAAATCTTTCTGTTCGAGATAAATTCTTCTCGCTAACGTTCTTTGCCATTAACTCATTACTTAGGTACTtcttattttaagtataagtgAGTTTGCTTACGTATAACAAAACTCCTATTAATCTATCTATTTGGGTACTAATCTATTTAATGTACCTGGGCCCCACACTAATTTCGAGAATTTTCCCGGCCTCTTACATAAAGCCGAATGAAACACTTAATAATCATACTCGAATAAACTTTTTAccgttaaaaatataataaaatcattatcaatgtttataattaattaaatatgtaaAGGAAAaatcttctttaaaaaaattgtaagtgcgaatttagaaaaaaattttttttatcatcattaatttgttacagaaatttaaaaaactatcagaggtctgctgatttcagtatcaataaataattgtattattaaaataatttccatgtatataaaatgcaatttttcttCATTGCTATCAATAGATACCTACACTTTCATTAACCACATTTCATCGTTGATTTTCTAAATCACATCTCGTCGATTCAGATTACAGAGTGAATGTCTTTTAATGTGATTATTATTCGTACGATGGTCGAGCACCTATCATTAGGAAACTTGCGTAATAAAGATGCGAATTGTCTGAATATGCAATTTTAATAGATTTCTTGGGACATAAGAATGTCAAATTATAAATCTCAGCATGTCATTCCATTctatttatctttattattttatccttttttttattaatttacattttacatGTAACAaacttattattcattatcatTGTACTTCTGAATGTATAATTCTTTATGGAAAAGTCAGCATGGGTTTTCCGATTACCTGTCAGTCAGTCTGTATTGTATGTTAAttcgttatttaattttttttatttttttaactatacttttttattataaataaatatcacgATCCGATAGTTTGAATTTTCGGAATTGCAAATCAGCTAAacaaaacttgattttttagCTTATagttaacatttaaaaagtgaataaaataaaatcaccaAATCGCCCGACGAATAGAGGGACgagacaaaataaaataaagcaaaaattcGACACCCAATATAAACAGTGACAGAAACAagatataaattaatgataactaaaagataatataatagttgtgtttaaatataaaactgCCAATTAAACTTGTTTCTCAGATGCATACATCTGGGTTTCCGTGTATGTAAATGTCGTTTGGATGACATTGATAATTTTCAGTCTTTTATCAATGTCATAACAgctttttttctaaaataaaatttttgtcttcctattttattgattgttttataataattaacaagctcattaaatatataaatgtcgAATAAATTCAATGATAAAACTCTAAGaatcatcaatattttttatcatagcgatgaattaattattaattaatcaaaaataataatttgcgATATTAATACAAAAAGACATTGTTATTTGATCTTCAAGGTCTGAAAAATTctgagaaaagaaaaaaatcaattagatGTGTGATAcgtaaaaacataaataaatgagaTTTAAGAGAATGATAGACGAAAAAGAAAATGTTTggttttaaaataagatttttaGGTAAAAGAAATAAACAAACTTTCAGAAAACCGGTTGATcgagttaattttttgttattaaaaaactattgtttttttttaatgctaaaGGAAGATTTCGGAAGAAAACAGTGAACTTATTGTGTCTGGTTTATTGTCGagtgattttaaataaaaaaaaagttaacagACGGTCAAAATACACTggataaaatgttaaaaagcataaaataattactaacaTACATATGGAtgtatttgtttatattattgCTCATTAAATCTAGACAGTAGCGGTACAGTTGACTCACGCGAGATGGATGGACATCAACGAGAAATGAGGATAAATCATCAGGTCAACCAACCCGCGCTTTCTACGAgaaagtcaaaaatttaacttgcTGATTAATGcaactaatattataaataacttcAATAACAGTAAACAATTATAAGGGATTAACAACCTTAGCtagtgaaaatatttaaacttaagcatattattagataattaataagttgataattaataaaataaacaaaatcacgtagtttttgataattttgacAGCTTTGGTCAAAGGTCacgatattcaaaaatatttaaacttttaatctAATAGAAAATATCTctttacaataataacaaaaatactgattattttataaaaatagagtAAAAAATACAGTAATCACTCACATGTTGAAAGAAAAATCCAAGTTAccacaaaaattaaaacttttatattaataatttaaatttattattaatagtagtagtatataactaaaaagttattattaattaaagagtAATGCACAATGTTTACGTTATTGAAATAACTTCCGAGCCGCGTGAAGTCTTGATGTAGACTGAAAATCAAAATGAACTGAACGAGCGCGTCCAAGTAAAGTCAAGTCTCTTTACTCTACCAGGAAGCGGGCAAAACGCAACACAATCGTCAGCTGTACTGTATCTGTTAGTATTCTCTATACTAGTCTCTTCTTCACTAGTATCATTGTATTCATATACTCATAATtatacacatatatttatgtattaaaaaaatgtaatctGCTCTGTTACTTATAGctacattttatattttacattataCATATGCCCAATACAAATATAACACGATGctggttaataaataaacataaaataaagattaaatcGACACTTTAAAATCATCAATACTGATTGATCTATTATTTCTTTTGACGCCTCTATTAAAACTGTCAATTTAGTTTCATTAAACAATGTGCGCACTTCAAGATCACgttatgttatatatatattatatacttgaAATAAATTGCGCAAGCGCTTCTCGTTTTCAGTCAAAACAACACAAGTTCACATTTAATATTCGTTTGATACCTGGGAAATAGATAATGAACtaattagatttaaaaatagttttaatagTCAATGAGATCATTATATTACTCAGCTTATTAaagtatattataaattataatgtaatGATTTAAAGTTTTACTTATTGAGTAATAGTACTTgtaataaaatcttttatttaaaaatattacttctGAGTAATGCAGTActtagttgtaaaaaaaatcaagcacgagctgtaaaaaaatttttaaaattataatttacaaataacaCTACTCAAGTACGTCCAATGTCTCGTCGTCGGGTTATCACTTGTGACTTCCTGAAGGTCCGTtagtttaataaatccttcACCTTTTGGACTTTAAACTGATTTGAAATGATATTTCATTTTGGGAATTTTTTCTactagaaataaaattttttacatgtatattctgctgaaaataaatatttttatttatcaactattgttattactaATAAACTAGTTCGTTATGGATAAATCTATAACCTTGAGAGGTATGAAAATGATAACAAACAGTTATCTGTTAAATCCCTCTTATACATATGAGTAATGCAATCGAGGTCAGTGTGACAATTTTACTCTGGATGTTCATTAGTAGGTCGATAgtgtttatttattgttttttctcTTTCTGTAATCTTGAGTACTTGATAACTTAATTTATTCCCATTActaaatattgattgatttatttgccaattatttactaataattattcatgtaCATTATAATAAGTGTATGTTTTTCAGctgattttgtttttaaactatCAAGCGATTTTCTTTCTTACCGGCAACACAAGCGAGAAGAAAGACGGTGGCGCTGATGGCAGTCGGGATACAAAACAACACATAAAACCGCGccattgtaattattttatcctGACCTTTTTTATCACATGAGACGAAGACACTGTGACTTGTGATATCGACATAATGAACATTTgtcatataatttattgaaaaaatgatttatcattcattataataagaaacacaaacatttttatttagtagGACAGTTTTAATTAGTTCAAGTGTAAAGTTATTTTACAACAAGATATTTCAAAGTGTTATGATAATATTATAAcctatattttataaatttcagattaataataaataaaatattaacaatattaacaataataatgatgaaacacgattttccAGTTCTGAAAAATGACAGATTTTTAAAAGCTGCCCGTGGAGAAGAAGTTGACAAGATACCAGTATGGATAATGAGACAGGCTGGAAGATATTTACCTGAATTTCGGGAATTTCGAACCaagcatgattttttttcaatttgccAGACACCAGAATATGCATGCGAAGTTACTTTGCAGCCGATCAGAAGATTTGATCTTGATGCTagcataattttttctgatatTCTTGTCATACCACAGGCAATGGGTCTGACAGTTGAAATGAGACCCGGAGTAGTAAGTCTGAACAttgttttatctttattttcattttatctatgagaaaaaattcaagttatttaatttacaggGTCCAGTACTGCCAGAACCGATCGCCACTCCAGGTGACATGTCAAGGTTAAAGAAACCAGACGTGGAAAAAGATCTCGGGTACGTTGGAGAAGCAATCACGCTAACGAGACACAAATTGGAGGGTAAAGTCCCTCTGATTGGATTCACAGGTGCTCCAGTAAGTAATTTTGTTCTCTTAATTAAAGATATGGACAATTAGTAAGTCTATTTATAGAATTCACGCGGATATCCCAACGTGACTAAAAGGATTTTAGTCAcgttattgataaaaaatacatcaatATTTGATTATATCACCAAacgtgaataatttttttaattttattcgtaTATGTTTATGTTTTCTTAGGCGATAAATGATgttctttttataaattgtaattatcaataataatcggtaattaaaataattaatcgttTGTTGTGATAGTGGACATTGATGGGTTATATGATCCAGGGAGGTGGAAGCTCTACAATGGCACAAGCTAGATCTTGGCTTTATAAATATCCTCAAGAATCTTTAGAGCTTTTACAATTGATCACTGATAtcattattgattatttagtAATGCAAGCTAAATCTGGTGCTcaggtaataatttttaattgtttgctACCACTTGTGTACTTATCAGagtaatttaaactttaaaaataatttttgtacatAAACAGGCGCTACAAGTATTTGAAAGTCATGCAGATTATTTAAATGACGAactttttgatatttattcactgccttttctcaaaaaaatcagTGAACAAGTAAAACTCAAATTGGATGAATTAGAAATTCCTAGAGTTCcaatggtaattatttttttaagcagtatagaaattttacaattactattattccaaataaataacAGCTCTGAATAAATTTCATAGTTGAAGGccaattcttaaaaattctgaagaattaaaaaaattttatgataataattatataattttttattcaaacataccttaagaataattttttatacaaattatgacaaaaacaaatactggttaataattctaaatgattttattagattGCATTTCCAAAAGGCGCTACTTTAAATTCTTTGGAACGTCTTGCTAAAACAGAAGCCTACGATGTGATAGGAATTGATTGGACAGTGGAGCCATCAGATGCAAGGACACGTTTAGCAAAGGCAACTGTTCAAGGAAACATGGATCCATGCGCAATGTACGCAAGTGAAGAGCAAGTTTACGAGCGTGCAAGAAAAATAGCATCACAGTTTAGTAAAAAGGGGTATATTGCTAATTTGGGTCATGGAATCCTTCCAGATACGCCGATTGCATCAGTGGAAGCTTTTATACGTGGTGTACATTCCTCGTAactttatttgttatttcaatattaatattgcaCGACTCTTAATTCGAAGCATTAAAGAGTGCTTTAAGATCGAAAAATTCTGTTTGCCTCTTCCTATTTTTCGCTACTGTTTTTATTGTTACACTCTTGTTAGTCGACGGAAATTGACTAAGCTGCACATCACCGGATAGAgaatttaataagaaataattctGTTACTTTTAAAGACCGATTTGAAAGat harbors:
- the LOC123267430 gene encoding uroporphyrinogen decarboxylase, whose translation is MMKHDFPVLKNDRFLKAARGEEVDKIPVWIMRQAGRYLPEFREFRTKHDFFSICQTPEYACEVTLQPIRRFDLDASIIFSDILVIPQAMGLTVEMRPGVGPVLPEPIATPGDMSRLKKPDVEKDLGYVGEAITLTRHKLEGKVPLIGFTGAPWTLMGYMIQGGGSSTMAQARSWLYKYPQESLELLQLITDIIIDYLVMQAKSGAQALQVFESHADYLNDELFDIYSLPFLKKISEQVKLKLDELEIPRVPMIAFPKGATLNSLERLAKTEAYDVIGIDWTVEPSDARTRLAKATVQGNMDPCAMYASEEQVYERARKIASQFSKKGYIANLGHGILPDTPIASVEAFIRGVHSS